From the genome of Muricauda sp. SCSIO 64092, one region includes:
- a CDS encoding copper homeostasis protein CutC has product MLVEVCANSLQSALNGQRSGAHRIELCSELGVGGISPSHGLLTLVREQLTIPIHVLIRPRSGHFTYSESEFQVMMANIAFCKELGVEGIVSGVLKADSTLDLERTRELVEWAKPLHFTFHRAFDWVHHPETVLKQLEGMGVDTVLTSGKQTTAEKGLENLRKWQKTTKMTLMAGGGVNPENAMRFKEAGLYALHLSGTAFGNKVSLDQKISMNSSKHLAEHHVAVTNSEVVRQIVQLVK; this is encoded by the coding sequence ATGCTAGTAGAAGTCTGTGCCAATAGTTTACAATCTGCCCTTAATGGGCAACGGTCAGGAGCCCATAGGATCGAACTCTGTTCAGAGCTTGGGGTAGGTGGTATAAGCCCGTCCCATGGCCTCTTGACACTGGTAAGGGAACAACTGACCATTCCCATCCATGTGCTGATCCGTCCCAGAAGTGGACATTTTACCTATTCGGAATCCGAGTTTCAGGTCATGATGGCCAATATTGCCTTTTGTAAGGAATTGGGGGTGGAAGGAATTGTTTCCGGGGTTTTAAAGGCCGATTCCACTTTGGATTTGGAAAGGACCCGCGAACTGGTGGAGTGGGCCAAACCACTACATTTCACCTTTCACCGTGCTTTTGACTGGGTGCACCATCCAGAGACCGTATTGAAACAACTTGAGGGGATGGGTGTCGATACCGTTTTAACTTCCGGGAAACAAACCACGGCCGAAAAGGGACTGGAAAACTTAAGGAAATGGCAGAAAACGACAAAAATGACCCTAATGGCAGGCGGTGGTGTGAATCCGGAAAATGCCATGCGATTTAAGGAAGCAGGGCTTTATGCGCTACATCTTTCAGGAACGGCCTTTGGAAACAAGGTTTCCCTGGACCAAAAGATTTCCATGAATTCCAGCAAGCACTTGGCGGAACATCATGTGGCCGTAACGAATTCGGAAGTCGTTCGTCAAATAGTTCAACTCGTCAAATAA
- a CDS encoding metallophosphoesterase → MTRFIVILSIVYIALAIYGFQAFKTLFKTPWVHLVYVLAFVSAWGYMIFKLVTYEPGSAMRGGIAIAGGIFFSFFLLALFLGFFLLLEDVVRLSVYGFNKISGVSDESATFFPSRRKFVSAIGLGLAALPFGALLYGMYRGKYNYQVLTYELEFEDLPEAFDGYRITQISDVHSGSFDNAKKVAYGVDLVNRQQSDVILFTGDLVNDRATEMEPWADTFAKLEAKDGVFSVLGNHDYGDYTQWPSAEAKARNLEDLKQLQKEMGFDLLLDEHRYLERNGQRIALIGVENWGRGRFKKAGDLQKAKQGVRKGDFKILMSHDPSHWEDEVIHDDYHFHLTLSGHTHGMQFGVEIPGVVKWSPVKWRYKYWAGVYKELDQFINVNRGFGFIGYPGRFGIWPEISVITLKKKGLT, encoded by the coding sequence ATGACCCGATTTATCGTCATTCTTTCCATAGTTTATATTGCCTTGGCCATTTATGGTTTCCAGGCCTTTAAAACACTTTTCAAGACCCCGTGGGTCCATTTGGTCTATGTCCTGGCATTTGTATCGGCCTGGGGCTATATGATATTTAAATTGGTCACCTATGAACCGGGTTCTGCAATGCGTGGGGGTATTGCCATAGCGGGAGGTATCTTCTTTTCATTCTTTCTATTGGCCCTTTTTCTGGGCTTCTTTTTATTGTTGGAGGATGTGGTACGTTTATCGGTTTATGGATTCAACAAGATTTCCGGCGTCTCCGATGAAAGTGCAACGTTCTTTCCCTCCAGGCGAAAGTTTGTAAGTGCCATTGGACTGGGACTGGCTGCACTGCCTTTTGGGGCATTGCTTTATGGGATGTACAGGGGAAAATACAATTACCAGGTGCTCACCTATGAATTGGAGTTTGAGGATTTGCCGGAAGCCTTTGATGGGTACAGGATTACCCAAATCTCCGATGTGCACAGTGGTAGCTTTGATAATGCCAAGAAGGTGGCCTATGGTGTGGATTTGGTGAATCGGCAACAAAGCGATGTCATCCTGTTTACCGGGGATTTGGTCAATGACCGCGCTACGGAAATGGAGCCCTGGGCCGATACATTTGCCAAACTGGAGGCCAAAGATGGGGTGTTTTCCGTATTGGGGAACCACGACTATGGGGATTATACCCAATGGCCATCGGCGGAAGCCAAGGCCAGAAATTTGGAAGACCTAAAACAGTTACAAAAGGAAATGGGTTTTGATCTGTTGTTGGATGAACATCGTTACCTGGAACGCAACGGGCAACGGATTGCCTTAATCGGTGTTGAAAACTGGGGTAGGGGACGTTTCAAAAAGGCCGGTGACCTACAAAAGGCAAAGCAGGGGGTCCGAAAAGGGGATTTTAAGATTTTAATGAGCCATGATCCATCCCATTGGGAAGATGAGGTGATTCATGACGATTACCATTTTCATTTGACCTTGAGCGGGCATACCCATGGGATGCAGTTTGGAGTGGAGATTCCCGGTGTGGTTAAGTGGAGTCCCGTAAAATGGCGTTATAAGTATTGGGCCGGGGTCTACAAGGAGCTGGATCAATTCATCAATGTAAACCGTGGATTTGGTTTTATTGGTTATCCAGGGCGTTTTGGGATTTGGCCAGAGATTTCGGTAATTACGCTTAAGAAGAAAGGTTTAACGTGA